Below is a genomic region from Pseudomonas sp. JQ170C.
GATGGTGGTCAGACCGCCGATTTCCGGGGTCCCGGTGCCCGGTGCCCAGGCAGGATCGATACCGTCGATGTCGAAGCTGAGGTACACCGGACCACCGCCGACCTTCTCACGCACTTCGGCCATCAGCGGCGCAAGGGATTTGTGCCAGCACTCTTCGGCCTGGACCACACGGAAGCCTTGCTTGCGGCTCCAGTTGAAGTCTTCGGCGGTGTAGCCCTGGGCGCGCAGGCCGATCTGCACCACGCGGTCGCAGTCCAGCAGGCCTTCTTCCACTGCGCGGCGGAAGGTGGTGCCGTGGGCGATTTTCTCGCCGAACATGTGGTCGTTGACGTCGGCATGGGCATCGATATGCACCAGGCCCACCTTGCCGTGCTTTTTGTGGATGGCACGCAGGATCGGCAGGGTAATGGTGTGGTCGCCACCCATGGTCATTGGGATGACGTTGTGCTCGAGGATTTCGTCGTAGGCTTCTTCGATGATGCGCACGGCTTCAAGCAGGTTGAAGGTGTTGATCGCAACGTCGCCGATATCGGCAACCGACATCGAATCGAAGGGGGCAGCGCCGGTCGCCATGTTGTAGGGGCGGATCATCACCGACTCGGCACGGATCTGCCGTGGACCAAAGCGGGTGCCGGAACGCAGCGAGGTACCGATATCCAGCGGGATAC
It encodes:
- the speB gene encoding agmatinase, whose product is MDKILHQPLGGNEMPRFGGIATMLRLPHLQSAEGLDAAFIGIPLDIGTSLRSGTRFGPRQIRAESVMIRPYNMATGAAPFDSMSVADIGDVAINTFNLLEAVRIIEEAYDEILEHNVIPMTMGGDHTITLPILRAIHKKHGKVGLVHIDAHADVNDHMFGEKIAHGTTFRRAVEEGLLDCDRVVQIGLRAQGYTAEDFNWSRKQGFRVVQAEECWHKSLAPLMAEVREKVGGGPVYLSFDIDGIDPAWAPGTGTPEIGGLTTIQAMEIIRGCQGLDLIGCDLVEVSPPYDTTGNTSLLGANLLYEMLCVLPGVARR